The following DNA comes from Chloroflexota bacterium.
GCATACCCAATCTACCAGTGGCGGCTTGACTTGTCAACCTTTCCGTATAATTCCCAAATCCAAAGACGGGTAGCCGAAGCGGAGACCGACTAGGCTTGGGACCAGCTACGGCAAGGCGAATGCGCTATCGGAACAGCGCCGCCGGCCGCTCCACTAGCTGCTGCAAGCGGCGGAAGAAACTCGCCGCAATCGCGCCATCTATGACCTGATGATCGCCGGTGAGACTGAGCGTCATCATCTCGCGCACGACAATCTCACCTCGCCGCACTACCGGCTTCTGCACGCTGCGGCCTACGCCGAGCAGCGCATTTTGCGGCGGGTTAAGTATTGGCGTGAAACCGTCCACCACGCCCAGCACGCTAATCGTGAATGTGCCGCCGCCTATTTCCGATGACGACAGAGTGCCGGCACGCGCCTTTTCTGATAACTGCTGCACGCCCTCTGCAATCTGCGGCACTGTCATGTCCTGCACGCCCTTGAGCACCGGCACGATGAGGCCTTCGTCGAGCGCGACCGCGACGCCCATGTTCACCTCGTCGAAGTACATCACATTGTCATCGATCAGGATAGAGTTGAGCGCCGGCACACGCTTGAGCGATTCCGCGCACGCCTTGATTAGCACACTCGCCATCGTGATGCTGACGCCGCTTTCGCGCGATGCTTCGCGGCGTAGGCTCTGCGCGTCCGTTACATCCACTTCGAGGAAGTACGATAGCTGCGCCGTGCCGCTGAGGCTGTCGCGCATGTTCTGCGCGATGGCGCGTCTGATACCGCGCAGTGGCTCTATCTTGGAAGGTTCCGGCATCCCCTGCGGCGCTTTTGGCTGCGCTGCCGCTTGCTGCGCCTCGTGATACGCTCGAACATCGGCATCGACCACACGACCGCGCGGTCCGGTTGGCGTAACCTGCGAAATGTCCACGCCCAGGTTGGAGGCAAGACGGCGCGCGCCCGGCGTTGACGGCACGACATCGCCCCCAGCCCGGCTTGACGCGCGTCTTTGTGGCGCAGCAGGCGACGGCGCGGCAACTGCGGACGCCGTGGGCTGCCGCTCTAGCGGCGGTTCTTCGCCTTCAGCGAGCAGGTAGCCGATAACATCGTCCACGCCAACGGTCGCGCCTTCATCGACTGCGTGGTGCATAATGCCGTCCGATGCTGCCTCAAGCTCGTAGTTCAGCTTTTCGGACTCTATCTCGGCGATGAGTTCGCCCTGCGTAACTGCATCGCCCTGAGCC
Coding sequences within:
- a CDS encoding 2-oxo acid dehydrogenase subunit E2; its protein translation is MAVRIVMPRLGDFMTEGIVARWAKAQGDAVTQGELIAEIESEKLNYELEAASDGIMHHAVDEGATVGVDDVIGYLLAEGEEPPLERQPTASAVAAPSPAAPQRRASSRAGGDVVPSTPGARRLASNLGVDISQVTPTGPRGRVVDADVRAYHEAQQAAAQPKAPQGMPEPSKIEPLRGIRRAIAQNMRDSLSGTAQLSYFLEVDVTDAQSLRREASRESGVSITMASVLIKACAESLKRVPALNSILIDDNVMYFDEVNMGVAVALDEGLIVPVLKGVQDMTVPQIAEGVQQLSEKARAGTLSSSEIGGGTFTISVLGVVDGFTPILNPPQNALLGVGRSVQKPVVRRGEIVVREMMTLSLTGDHQVIDGAIAASFFRRLQQLVERPAALFR